Sequence from the Candidatus Macondimonas diazotrophica genome:
TCCGATCAAACTGGCGCGCCCGATGCCCCGAGATATCCAAGCCCTTCAGATCTGCGACTCGGACAGCTTCCGGGTGCGCCGCTGAACCCACCAGCGCGCCGATCCCAGCAGAAGATACATTGGAAACGCTATCCGTTCGGCGATTCAAGAGGACGGCCTCTGCCAGCGGGCTACGACAAATGTTGCCGCTGCACACCATCAGTACGCGAAACCTTCTGCTCGCCATGGTGATCCCGAGAATCCTCTTGGCTAAAATTTGGCCGAATCAGCCCATGCCGACAAAAAAGCCGGGCAAAAAAAACCGTCCGGCCCCAGTCAGGGCCGGCACAACGAACACGCCGTTCGCCGAACTGTTGTCGTCGTTATGACTAACTTAGTGAACGGCGTTATAGGTTTTATAGAAAAAGCGAGCCAAACCCATGGACGGCCCGCCCCGACGACTTCCTTCCGGGTATTGCCGCTCCACAACCCGACCCGTCACTCGGCGCGTCACTGTTTTGGTATTGGCAACCGGATCGGCGATGATCTGCTTTTTCCCGGGAAACACGTACACGGTCTTGCCGGTTGCCGGGTTGAAGTCGATACCCCAGCCCTTCGTTCCCGTACTCCCGACCTTGAACCCTGCCATCGCAGGACTTGCGAACATCGCCGCAGCGCCCAGCAACACGACACCGCTGATTACACTCTTGAACTTACGCATGACCCACCTCCAAGTTTGAGGATTGCCAAAGTCCGGACTCGACAACCGGATCAGGTGAAATTAAAGCCGAATCCAACCGAGACAGCCAGCTCTGTATCTGCATCAAACCGTTCTGTCACATTCACAGCGCCAACGGTGACCGTCAGCGGCAGCCAAGAATACGGCGCAACAGATACGGCCGCATTGACGAAGCGTCCTGTATATTCACCGATCAACGCCACCTGGGGCGTCAGGTACAGCGCGCCGCTACCAAAAACGTTGACGCCCCCGTCATCCGGATCATTGAATACTTCCGTACCGGCCCCGATGGTCACGATACTGGCGAAGCGTCCGACCGGCACCATCTTCGAGTACGCTGCATAGTAGCTGGGATCATTGAAATCCTCCGCGCCACCCCAGACGCCGAACCCGTTCACGCCGACGGAAACCGCAGAATATCCCGGCAGATTCCGATGCACCTTGAACGAGAAGCCACCGGAATCCCCGAACGAGTCCTCGCTGTTATCACCAGTCAACGATGAAAACCCGACACCGAACTCAGCCCCGAGATACCGGTCCGGATCGCCGAGACCCACTGCAACCCCCATCGATGCATCAAATTCATCATCAGCAAGAGTCTGGCCAAATGCCCCGACCCCGACACTGCCCCAGCTACCACCAAACCCGACAGGTGTCTCGAGCGTGGGAGAGGCAAAGCTCTGTACTGCAATGATCGTGCTTGCCGCCTCGGGTGCTGACTGCGCCCATACCACAGAAGTCGCGCTCATCGCCAAGATGCCCGCTATTCCAAACCGATAGATATCCGCCGCCATTATCCCCTACCCCATACAAGACAGTCGTTTAAGCGTTATTTATACCGTCCCACCCAATTACAGGACCGTGCAGATCCTTTCCCGCCAGATTGGCATCGCCTGTTCTGCAATGCAACCTCCCGCGCGGCTTCGATCCATGTTCGCACGATACAAGAAGCTTGCTCAACACCAAAATGGTCACAAATTGCCCAAAAGGGGAAGAATGTGACGCTGCCGCGCACCCCCTCGAACGGTGCTTCCCGACTCGTCCCGACACTTGGCGACAGCCAGTCCCGCTTTACATGGCAGAGGATCTGTTCCATGATCCCGCACCAAATTGAAGCATGTCCTGCCCCGATTACTTACAGTTGTCGCGCCGCAGGGCTCACCGATGCGCATGTACGAACTACGCAATCCGGAGAAATGCCAATCTGCGCTTAAGATGCGGCGACACCGCCGTCGCATCTTCACACTGGCGCAATATCTGCACGCGATAATGCTCCTTGCATAGGAAGAACCGACGACCTAGTCTCCTGTAACAGCCATCCGACGTCGATTCCACTTAACACGCCTGAGAGGTGACCGCATGAATACCTCATCTTCCGATCTGGATATTCAGCTCGAACCCCTTCCTCGAGACCATCTCGATCAGCCACGAACCTTGGAATCAATGACGAGGCTCAGGACCGGCAAGCGCACACTGGATGTGATCGGCGCCTCGCTCTTGTTGATTCTCCTGGCGCCACTGATGGCATTGATCGCCATTCTGGTGCGGCTTAGCGGCCCCCAGGTCATATTCGCCCATCAGCGGGTGGGCCATTGCGGCAAACTCTTCCCCTGCTACAAGTTTCGCACCATGGTGCCCAACGCTCAGGAGGTTCTTCAGCGCCTTCTCGCCGACCGGCCCGATCTGCGGGCGGAATGGGAACGGGATTTCAAGCTCAAGGAAGACCCCCGCATTACCCGAATCGGCGGCTTCTTGCGGAAATACAGCTTGGATGAACTCCCGCAGTTCTGGAATGTCCTGCGCGGAGACATGAGCCTTGTCGGTCCGCGCCCGATCATTGCCGAAGAGTTGAGCCGCTACGGGCAGCATGCATCAGTCTACCTGGCTTCGCGCCCGGGTGTGACAGGGTTTTGGCAGGTGAGTGGTCGAAGCGACGTCGAATACGACGAGCGAGTCCGCATGGACCGGGAATACCACCACAATCAAAGCCTGCTCACCGATATTGGCATTCTGTTCAAAACGGTCACTGTGGTGATTCAACGACGCGGCGCTTACTGAACCAAACGCTATGCTGATTTCGACGCCAGAGCGAGGCCACGCGACTCTTACGCAGCGGCATTGAGCGCTTTACGCAGTCGGCCATAAAGCCGCATACACTGAGACTTGAGCTCGAGCCCTGTCCGAAGGGCTTTTTTGTTTGTAGCCTGGGAACGAGAAAGCATGACAACCAATCGAGGCCGAGTTCTGGTCGTGGGGGGCGCCGGCTACATCGGCTCGCATATGGTCAAATGTCTGAGCAGCCAGGGCTACATACCCGTCACGCTTGACAACCTCAGCCATGGCCATGCCGATGCCGTCCGCTTCGGTGAGCTGGTCGTCGGCGACATGGGTGATCGAGCCCTGCTCGACCGCCTGCTGTCCAAGCAACACTTCAAAGCCGTGTTCCATTTCGCCTCCCTGATCCAGGTGGCCGAATCGGTTCGCGATCCCGCGGCTTACTATCACAATAATTTCATCCTCACCAAGCAGCTCCTTGATGCGCTGGTGGATCATGGAATCGATCGATTCATCTTTTCCTCCACCGCCGCTGTGTACGGCATACCGACAACCGATCTGCTAACGGAAGACCATCCCTGCCACCCTATCAACCCCTACGGCCGAAGCAAGTGGATGATCGAGCAACTCTTGCAGGACTATGAAGTAGCCTATGGCCTCAAATCCGCCTCATTGCGCTACTTCAACGCTGCCGGGGCCGACCCGGACGACCGTCTGGGCGAACGCCATGACCCTGAAACCCATCTGATTCCGAGAGCGCTGCGGGCGGCCATGGGCACGGGGCCCGCGTTAACGATCAACGGGACGGATTATCCCACCGCGGATGGAAGCTGCATCCGCG
This genomic interval carries:
- a CDS encoding sugar transferase; the encoded protein is MNTSSSDLDIQLEPLPRDHLDQPRTLESMTRLRTGKRTLDVIGASLLLILLAPLMALIAILVRLSGPQVIFAHQRVGHCGKLFPCYKFRTMVPNAQEVLQRLLADRPDLRAEWERDFKLKEDPRITRIGGFLRKYSLDELPQFWNVLRGDMSLVGPRPIIAEELSRYGQHASVYLASRPGVTGFWQVSGRSDVEYDERVRMDREYHHNQSLLTDIGILFKTVTVVIQRRGAY
- the galE gene encoding UDP-glucose 4-epimerase GalE → MTTNRGRVLVVGGAGYIGSHMVKCLSSQGYIPVTLDNLSHGHADAVRFGELVVGDMGDRALLDRLLSKQHFKAVFHFASLIQVAESVRDPAAYYHNNFILTKQLLDALVDHGIDRFIFSSTAAVYGIPTTDLLTEDHPCHPINPYGRSKWMIEQLLQDYEVAYGLKSASLRYFNAAGADPDDRLGERHDPETHLIPRALRAAMGTGPALTINGTDYPTADGSCIRDYVHVGDLAEAHALALAHLLNGGHSCRLNLGTGHGYSVLEILDAIEHVAGSPVPRTVGPRRPGDPARLVADPTTAKRLLNWTPKRSDLAVILEDAWRWENLQHQSHAEPG